A segment of the Prochlorococcus marinus XMU1412 genome:
GCGGGTGCTTTGGGAGCACTAGGTCGCAGGTTCGAATCCTGTCGCCCCGATTGACTTCTCACGATTCTTAAATAGTCCTTGGGCGATCCCTGGGCGATCATTTGCTATACCTTGCATAGCTTTGCATACTGCATCGCCCGCTAAAACAACTAAATAAGCAATATTAAACAGACCATTGCTCCAATACTAAAAATTAAGATCTACCCTTGCGAGTTAATAGTCTTTCAAAATAATCATTTTTTCATTTTAAATAGGTTTTTATTTATTAAATTTAAAACCCGAACCACAAGAACTTTTTGTCGCGCCTTTTGGAGTACTAATCAAGAATCCTCCTCCGGATAAATCCTGATAATGATCAAGTGATAGTTCATCTAGTAAACTTTTTTGAGATTCTGGAGCGTAGACAGTTAAGCCATCAGTTCTTGCAAACGGAATTCCTGATTTTTCCCAGATATTAACTCTCAGAAACATCCATCCATCATCAAGAATATCAGGTTGCAAATATAGGAATATTTCTCCAGGTGTACCACGATAAATTGATTGCCTGAGCAATTCATTTGAAGCAGCCTTGGTAATAGTTAAAGAACTCAATTTTCAAATACACTTAGTACATAGATTAATTATTTTTTAATTCAATAACAAGCATTCCATAATGTTCTCACTTTATTAGCTGCGTAATTTCTCTGAATTTTTTATTTCCTCTCATAAGAAATATCTAAAAACAAAAACAAAAATGATATTCATTTTCATTTTGGTGTAAATTTTATACATCAAGTAGTTTTTTATGAGTCAAACTTGGATAATATCAGGGCCTCCAGGATGCGGTAAGACAAGCTGGATACTAAATACTTTTAAGAATCACTCTGGAAATTGTGGTTATGTACGTCTTGGCGGATATTCAGAAATTAATTTAGAGCAAGCAATAAATTCAAAAATTGATTTTGCTTTTTTGAAAGATCAAATTCCTAATTTATTAGATTTGTCAAGTTCGAAATTGCCCTTAGAGGTAGAGAAAGAGAATATTTTGATTATTATTGAATTTCCTCAATTTTTCATACCTAAATTTCAGGGTATTAGTGGTATTGATTTGAGAGTTATAAAAGAGCTTGAAATATATAATCTTCAACCAAATAAATATTTGCATTTTGGCAGAGATCTAGAATTACCAATAAAGGATACTTTAGATTTTAAAGCAATTGAATCATGTAGTATTGACCTCAAAAAAAATATTTGGGATCCTGCAAGTTTAAATACTTTTTGGTTCGAATTAGTGAACGGTGCTTATGGAGACGTATATAGAGCAAAAGCATTAATGAACTTACCAGATGGTCGTTATATCTTGTTTAACTGGATATTGACTCAGAAAGGTTCTCAGTATCAAACCTTAAATCAAGTTGCTCCTCTTAATGGAAGACCAGAAAGACACTCTGAAATTGTCATACAAGGGAAAAACTTAAACTTCCAATTAATAAAATCAACTATCAATAATTGCCTTCTTAGTGATGCTGTTCTAGAGCATCATCAAGCCACACTTAGAAATTCACAATTACAAACTTCTCGAAATTAATTAAAAATGAATCAAGCTGTTATTTCATGTTTACATGCAAATCTACCTGCAGTAGAAGCCGTATTAAAAGATATTGAATTACAAGGGATTACGAATATTACCTGCCTTGGAGATTTAGTAGGTTATGGTCCTCAACCTAATGAGGTTATTGAGTTAATCAAAGAGAAAAAAATTGCCACTTGTCAGGGTTGTTGGGACGAAGATGTAGTTGATGGATTAGATGCCTGCGATTGTAGTTACCCTTCTCAGATCGCTGAAAGGAGAGG
Coding sequences within it:
- a CDS encoding GTP-binding protein; amino-acid sequence: MSQTWIISGPPGCGKTSWILNTFKNHSGNCGYVRLGGYSEINLEQAINSKIDFAFLKDQIPNLLDLSSSKLPLEVEKENILIIIEFPQFFIPKFQGISGIDLRVIKELEIYNLQPNKYLHFGRDLELPIKDTLDFKAIESCSIDLKKNIWDPASLNTFWFELVNGAYGDVYRAKALMNLPDGRYILFNWILTQKGSQYQTLNQVAPLNGRPERHSEIVIQGKNLNFQLIKSTINNCLLSDAVLEHHQATLRNSQLQTSRN
- a CDS encoding AIR synthase translates to MSSLTITKAASNELLRQSIYRGTPGEIFLYLQPDILDDGWMFLRVNIWEKSGIPFARTDGLTVYAPESQKSLLDELSLDHYQDLSGGGFLISTPKGATKSSCGSGFKFNK